A region from the Azospirillaceae bacterium genome encodes:
- a CDS encoding cupin domain-containing protein has product MQITPNGAHPSLKGSPQTFTGSVVVDSLFSTADPSHVSGGHVTFAPGARSAWHTHPAGQILIVTAGTGWIQEWGGEKREIKPGDVIWIPPGVKHWHGATATNGMSHIAIQDTVDGRNVDWLEQVSDAQYGG; this is encoded by the coding sequence ATCCAGATCACACCCAACGGAGCCCATCCTTCCCTGAAGGGCTCACCCCAGACCTTCACCGGGTCCGTGGTGGTGGACAGCCTGTTCAGCACGGCCGATCCGTCGCACGTCAGCGGCGGGCACGTGACCTTCGCCCCCGGCGCCCGGTCCGCCTGGCATACCCATCCGGCCGGCCAGATCCTTATCGTCACGGCCGGGACCGGCTGGATCCAGGAATGGGGCGGCGAGAAGCGGGAGATCAAACCGGGGGACGTCATCTGGATCCCGCCGGGGGTGAAGCATTGGCACGGCGCCACCGCCACCAACGGCATGAGTCATATCGCCATCCAGGACACGGTGGACGGCCGCAATGTCGATTGGCTGGAACAGGTCAGCGACGCGCAGTACGGCGGATGA
- a CDS encoding TonB-dependent siderophore receptor — MGLGRRAMMTAVWLVMAAGVPAVAPMALAQTTAERRFDIPAQDLAPALVIFGAQSGLQVTVDGALIRTARTAGVAGGYAPLDALARLLAGSGFTYSPAGTNTVLIVPAPKAGDTALQLGTLKVEGSADATTGGNDAARSEGTHDYAAHAATVAGKMPLTLREIPQSVSVVTRQQLDDQNLFTIEDAMRYVPGITVATNGNPYLGSQYYARGYALSSEYDGVPSTASLDTGNPQFDLAIYDRIEVLKGSAGLLQGSGEPGGVVNFARKHPLDTFQVSGGFAAGSWNDFHGDADITGPLNASGTIRGRAVVAGQDQDFFYQGSHARAGTAYGIVDADLTPDTLLSVSATLQQNNRQGISQGLPSYTDGQLLDVSRSFNADPDWTRGNQTTQEFFGELTHKFDSDWQVQGSLRYRDTNSVVRYAATQSGVDPATNTADYGTSIDRTNYSWLAADVNATGSFHLLGRTHQLLIGANYDKTESKDQYGGSSFSGVDIFGPLFADPHDVPTGDYRTATEQYGVYGQVRLSLLDPLTAVLGGRLTHYRASSGNGDYGSAVAMTESPGATDHKATPYAGLIYDLTPEVSLYASYADVFVPQTSTTASGGSLPPRSGEQYEVGAKAALMDGKLNISGALFDLQDNHRAYNYPVGSFFYIATGEVETKGAEVEVSGSPLPGWDLTAGYTYLDAQYAKDATQQGQAYNAAVTPHHNFKLWSSYRFTGGPLDRFNVGGGVLASSSLTGSDGVRAGGYAVFSGQVGYKLDDHWQASLTVNNITDRRYYQTVTWSGSNNYYGDPRNMLFSVRMTY, encoded by the coding sequence ATGGGGTTGGGCCGGCGGGCCATGATGACGGCGGTCTGGCTGGTGATGGCGGCGGGCGTGCCGGCAGTGGCGCCGATGGCCCTGGCGCAGACCACTGCGGAGCGCCGTTTCGACATCCCGGCGCAGGATCTGGCGCCGGCCCTGGTGATCTTCGGGGCGCAGTCGGGTTTGCAGGTGACGGTGGACGGGGCGTTGATCCGCACGGCGCGGACGGCGGGGGTCGCGGGCGGCTATGCCCCGCTGGACGCCCTGGCCCGGCTGCTGGCCGGCAGCGGTTTCACCTATAGCCCGGCCGGGACCAACACCGTACTGATCGTGCCGGCGCCCAAGGCGGGCGACACCGCGTTGCAGCTGGGCACCTTGAAGGTGGAAGGCAGCGCCGACGCCACCACGGGCGGCAATGACGCCGCCCGCTCGGAAGGCACGCACGACTACGCGGCGCATGCCGCCACCGTGGCCGGCAAGATGCCGCTGACCTTGCGGGAGATCCCGCAGTCGGTGTCGGTGGTGACCCGGCAGCAGCTGGATGACCAGAACCTGTTCACCATTGAGGATGCCATGCGCTACGTGCCCGGCATCACGGTGGCCACCAACGGCAATCCCTATCTGGGCTCCCAATACTATGCCCGGGGCTATGCCCTGTCGTCGGAGTATGACGGCGTGCCGTCGACCGCCTCGCTGGACACCGGCAACCCGCAGTTCGACCTGGCGATCTATGACCGGATCGAGGTGCTGAAGGGTTCGGCCGGCCTGTTGCAGGGTTCGGGTGAGCCGGGCGGCGTGGTCAACTTCGCCCGCAAGCACCCGCTGGACACCTTTCAGGTTTCCGGCGGGTTCGCCGCCGGTTCCTGGAACGACTTCCATGGCGACGCCGACATCACCGGCCCCTTGAACGCGTCCGGCACCATCCGGGGCCGCGCCGTCGTTGCCGGCCAGGACCAGGACTTCTTTTACCAGGGCTCGCACGCCCGCGCCGGCACGGCCTATGGCATCGTCGATGCCGACCTGACGCCGGATACCTTGCTGTCCGTGTCCGCCACATTGCAGCAGAACAACCGCCAGGGCATTTCCCAGGGCCTGCCCAGCTACACCGACGGGCAATTGCTGGACGTTTCCCGGTCGTTCAACGCCGATCCGGACTGGACGCGCGGCAACCAGACGACCCAGGAATTCTTCGGCGAGCTCACGCACAAATTCGACAGCGATTGGCAGGTGCAGGGCAGCCTGCGCTATCGCGACACCAACAGCGTCGTGCGTTATGCCGCGACGCAGAGCGGTGTCGATCCCGCCACCAACACCGCCGACTACGGCACCTCCATCGACCGCACGAATTACAGCTGGCTGGCGGCCGACGTGAACGCCACCGGGTCCTTCCACCTGCTGGGCCGCACCCACCAGCTGCTGATCGGTGCCAACTACGACAAGACCGAGAGCAAGGACCAGTACGGCGGCAGTTCCTTCTCCGGCGTGGACATCTTCGGGCCGCTGTTCGCCGACCCGCACGACGTGCCGACCGGCGATTACCGCACCGCCACGGAACAGTATGGCGTCTATGGCCAGGTGCGGCTTAGCCTGCTGGACCCGCTGACCGCCGTGCTGGGCGGCCGCCTGACCCATTACCGCGCCAGTTCGGGCAATGGCGACTATGGCTCGGCCGTGGCAATGACGGAGTCGCCCGGCGCCACCGACCACAAGGCCACCCCCTATGCCGGCCTGATCTACGACCTGACGCCGGAGGTGTCGCTGTACGCCAGTTATGCCGACGTGTTCGTGCCCCAGACCTCCACCACCGCAAGCGGCGGGTCCCTGCCACCGCGCAGTGGCGAGCAGTATGAGGTTGGGGCCAAGGCCGCCCTGATGGATGGCAAGCTGAACATCTCCGGCGCGCTGTTCGACCTGCAGGACAACCACCGCGCCTACAACTACCCCGTCGGCAGCTTTTTCTACATCGCGACGGGTGAGGTGGAGACCAAGGGGGCGGAGGTCGAGGTCAGCGGCAGCCCGCTGCCCGGCTGGGACCTGACGGCCGGCTACACCTATCTGGACGCCCAGTACGCCAAGGATGCAACCCAGCAGGGCCAGGCCTACAACGCCGCCGTGACGCCGCACCATAACTTCAAGCTGTGGAGCAGCTACCGCTTCACCGGCGGCCCCTTGGACCGGTTCAACGTGGGGGGCGGCGTCCTGGCCTCATCCTCCCTGACGGGGTCGGACGGCGTGCGGGCCGGCGGCTACGCCGTCTTCTCCGGCCAGGTGGGCTACAAGCTGGACGACCATTGGCAGGCGTCGCTGACGGTCAACAACATCACCGACCGCCGCTATTACCAGACCGTCACCTGGTCGGGGTCCAACAACTACTACGGCGATCCGCGCAACATGCTGTTCTCGGTGCGCATGACGTATTAG
- a CDS encoding putative quinol monooxygenase, with protein MAASLLTPLAQQPALAAEGPVVRIAELEIDPAQLDAYKVAVKEGIETAVRVEPGVLAIYSVAVEGHPTSLRFLEIYASEAAYEAHIQSAHFQKYFQATKNMITARTLIRTDPVILEAKH; from the coding sequence ATGGCCGCATCTCTGCTCACCCCGCTTGCCCAGCAACCGGCACTGGCGGCCGAAGGCCCCGTGGTCCGCATCGCGGAACTGGAAATCGATCCGGCGCAACTGGATGCCTACAAGGTCGCCGTGAAGGAAGGGATAGAGACGGCCGTTCGGGTGGAGCCGGGCGTGCTCGCGATCTATTCCGTGGCGGTGGAGGGCCATCCCACCAGCCTGCGCTTCTTAGAAATCTACGCCAGTGAAGCAGCGTATGAGGCGCACATCCAGTCGGCCCATTTCCAGAAATACTTCCAGGCGACGAAAAACATGATCACCGCCCGGACACTGATCCGGACCGATCCGGTCATCCTGGAAGCCAAGCATTAG
- a CDS encoding FecR domain-containing protein produces the protein MTAAPPDTDDRALDQAVDWLIRLAEAPTDATLRARCDQWRTEAPENEAAWHHANRVSGLIGRHGTGQVAPFPPVRQRSRWALPAGAAVAACLVLALLAPTLVRYLAADQRTGVGERRVIALADGSTVTLAPQSAIRIDFSPTGRRVTLLAGEGYFAVAHDPARPFQVVAGGMTTSDIGTAFDVVRQGQGGAVAVREGAVSVRYDGAPDARELHAGDWLAMDGATVADGRRPPETVGGWTRGTLAVIDRPLAEVVAALRPYYSGLILLSDERLAGQSVTGSFDLTDPEGAVRALVRPHGAEVRRITPWLLVISPA, from the coding sequence ATGACGGCAGCGCCGCCCGACACCGACGACCGCGCGCTGGACCAGGCGGTCGACTGGCTGATCCGCCTGGCGGAGGCGCCGACCGACGCGACCCTGCGCGCGCGGTGCGATCAATGGCGGACCGAGGCGCCGGAGAATGAGGCCGCCTGGCACCACGCCAACCGGGTGTCGGGACTGATCGGCCGGCACGGAACCGGCCAGGTCGCCCCCTTCCCACCGGTCCGGCAGCGGTCGCGCTGGGCCTTGCCGGCGGGGGCCGCCGTGGCCGCTTGCCTGGTCCTGGCGCTGCTGGCGCCGACGCTGGTCCGCTACCTGGCAGCCGATCAGCGGACGGGGGTGGGGGAGCGTCGCGTGATCGCCCTGGCCGACGGCAGCACCGTCACCCTGGCACCGCAAAGCGCCATCCGTATCGACTTCTCGCCCACCGGCCGCCGTGTCACCCTGTTGGCGGGTGAGGGGTATTTCGCCGTGGCCCACGATCCGGCCCGCCCGTTCCAGGTGGTGGCCGGCGGCATGACCACGTCCGACATTGGCACGGCCTTCGACGTGGTGCGCCAGGGGCAGGGTGGTGCCGTGGCGGTGCGGGAGGGGGCCGTCAGCGTCCGGTACGACGGTGCCCCCGATGCGCGCGAGCTGCATGCCGGCGACTGGCTGGCGATGGACGGCGCCACGGTCGCCGACGGGCGCCGCCCGCCCGAAACGGTGGGCGGCTGGACCCGTGGTACGCTGGCGGTGATCGACCGTCCCCTGGCCGAGGTGGTGGCGGCCCTGCGGCCCTATTACAGCGGCCTCATCCTGCTGTCGGACGAGCGCCTGGCCGGGCAGAGCGTGACCGGCAGTTTCGACCTGACCGATCCAGAGGGCGCCGTGCGTGCCCTGGTCCGGCCCCATGGGGCGGAGGTGCGGCGCATCACCCCCTGGCTGCTGGTGATTTCCCCCGCCTGA
- a CDS encoding sigma-70 family RNA polymerase sigma factor, with protein sequence MARDRKAQDLYEAHRAALVAYACGITGNQASAEDVVQDAWLRLHQAEPARALDRPLNYLYRIVRNLAIDGRRRARLERAWGDDDLASIAERVPSDAPSPENAVQASGELRQLLSALDELPERTRRALILHRAEGRTLKEVAAALGISVGLAHGLVADGLKHCARRVPRGT encoded by the coding sequence GTGGCACGCGACCGCAAGGCCCAGGATCTGTATGAGGCGCACCGCGCCGCCCTGGTGGCCTATGCCTGCGGCATCACCGGCAACCAGGCCTCGGCCGAGGACGTGGTGCAGGACGCCTGGCTGCGGTTGCACCAGGCGGAACCGGCGCGGGCGTTGGACCGGCCGCTGAACTACCTCTACCGCATCGTGCGCAACCTGGCGATCGACGGTCGCCGCCGGGCGCGGCTGGAGCGCGCCTGGGGCGACGACGACCTGGCTTCCATCGCCGAGAGGGTGCCCAGCGACGCGCCTTCGCCGGAGAACGCCGTCCAGGCCAGCGGCGAACTGCGGCAGCTGTTGTCCGCCTTGGATGAGTTGCCGGAACGCACCCGCCGCGCCCTGATCCTGCACCGGGCGGAGGGGCGCACCCTGAAGGAGGTGGCGGCGGCGCTGGGCATCTCCGTGGGGCTGGCGCATGGCCTGGTGGCGGACGGCCTGAAGCATTGCGCCCGTCGCGTTCCGCGCGGAACCTGA